The following coding sequences lie in one Amycolatopsis cihanbeyliensis genomic window:
- a CDS encoding MFS transporter, translating into MPVALLALAVGAFGIGTTEFVMMGVLPQAAADFGVSIPTAGYLISGYALGVVIGAPLLTAVAVRLPRKTMLLAMMALFTVGNTLFAMAPNHELGVVFRFIAGLPHGAFFGAGAVVASSLVERGNRAKAVSMMFMGLTLANVVGVPLGTLLGQSVGWRATFAVVALIGVGAMASIARLVPHQGPPPEPTLRGELGAFRKPQVWLALAIVMFGLGGVFACLSYVTPMLTEVAGYQPATVTLLLSLAGLGMTLGNFLGGRLADRALMPSLYGALLALATVLAVFTVTAEGKLGSAITIFLVGVAGFMIGPMMQARIMEKAGGTPSLVSAAVQSAFNIANSIGAYLGGLVIAGGLGLVAPNWVGALLAVLGLSIAIVSGTLDRREPTPTLAPAGNG; encoded by the coding sequence GTGCCCGTCGCGCTGCTCGCGCTCGCCGTCGGTGCCTTCGGTATCGGCACCACCGAGTTCGTCATGATGGGCGTGCTGCCGCAGGCGGCCGCGGACTTCGGGGTGTCCATCCCGACTGCCGGCTACCTGATCTCCGGCTACGCGCTCGGCGTGGTGATCGGCGCTCCGCTGCTCACGGCCGTGGCCGTCCGGCTGCCGCGCAAGACCATGTTGCTGGCCATGATGGCGCTGTTCACCGTGGGTAACACGCTGTTCGCGATGGCGCCGAATCACGAGCTCGGTGTGGTGTTCCGGTTCATCGCCGGACTGCCGCACGGGGCCTTCTTCGGCGCGGGCGCGGTGGTCGCCTCGAGCCTGGTGGAGCGGGGCAACCGGGCCAAGGCCGTCTCGATGATGTTCATGGGGCTGACCCTGGCGAACGTGGTCGGGGTTCCGCTGGGCACCCTGCTCGGCCAGAGCGTCGGCTGGCGCGCCACCTTCGCGGTGGTGGCGCTGATCGGGGTGGGCGCCATGGCCAGCATCGCCAGGCTGGTGCCGCACCAGGGGCCGCCACCCGAGCCCACGCTGCGTGGCGAGCTCGGCGCCTTCCGCAAGCCACAGGTGTGGCTGGCACTGGCGATCGTGATGTTCGGGCTCGGCGGCGTTTTCGCCTGCCTGAGCTACGTGACCCCGATGCTCACCGAGGTCGCCGGGTACCAGCCGGCCACCGTCACGCTGCTGCTGTCCCTGGCGGGTCTCGGTATGACGCTGGGCAACTTCCTCGGCGGCCGGCTGGCCGACCGGGCGCTGATGCCCAGCCTGTACGGGGCGCTGCTGGCCCTGGCCACCGTGCTCGCGGTCTTCACCGTCACGGCCGAGGGCAAGCTCGGCTCCGCGATCACGATCTTCCTGGTCGGCGTGGCCGGGTTCATGATCGGTCCGATGATGCAGGCCCGGATCATGGAGAAGGCGGGCGGCACCCCCTCGCTGGTGTCCGCGGCCGTGCAGTCGGCGTTCAACATCGCGAACTCCATCGGGGCCTACCTCGGCGGCCTGGTGATCGCCGGCGGCCTCGGGCTGGTCGCCCCGAACTGGGTCGGCGCCCTGCTCGCCGTGCTCGGCCTGAGCATCGCCATCGTCTCCGGCACCCTCGACCGCCGCGAGCCCACCCCCACCCTGGCCCCCGCAGGGAACGGTTAG
- a CDS encoding pentapeptide repeat-containing protein — translation MSEPETGEDYRDAVLPGQQWTSRQFLRCDFTEADLRGLVTRGCTFDECDFTGADLGESRHTTSAFRSCTFDRTVLMRTEWSGCSLLGSSFTSCRMRPITLRETDLSLVALGGVSLPRCELAGLRFREANLTEADLSRSDLRESDLTGARLLGTNLEGADLRGSRLDADALRQARLAGAHVDLDTAVAYAAANGLVVH, via the coding sequence GTGAGCGAACCGGAGACCGGCGAGGACTACCGCGACGCGGTGTTGCCGGGGCAGCAGTGGACGAGCAGGCAGTTCCTGCGCTGCGACTTCACCGAGGCCGACCTGCGCGGCCTGGTGACCCGCGGTTGCACCTTCGACGAATGCGACTTCACCGGGGCGGACCTCGGCGAGTCCCGGCATACCACCTCGGCGTTTCGCTCGTGCACCTTCGACCGCACCGTACTGATGCGGACCGAGTGGTCCGGGTGCTCCCTCCTCGGATCGTCCTTCACATCCTGCCGAATGCGGCCGATCACCCTGCGGGAAACAGATCTCTCGCTCGTCGCGCTCGGCGGCGTCTCGCTTCCCCGGTGCGAGCTCGCCGGCCTGCGCTTCCGGGAGGCGAACCTGACCGAGGCCGACCTCTCCCGCTCGGACCTGCGCGAGTCCGACCTGACCGGTGCCCGCCTGCTCGGCACCAACCTGGAGGGAGCGGACCTGCGGGGCAGCAGGCTGGACGCCGACGCGCTCCGCCAGGCCAGGCTGGCCGGTGCGCATGTGGACCTGGACACGGCCGTCGCCTACGCCGCGGCCAACGGGCTCGTCGTGCACTGA
- a CDS encoding TNT domain-containing protein, whose product MAQATQLNATEQDTLVKQIGLALLRAAPRDWQRVTAEYRAVGRYHELAGEIIVADGSAVEWVATHDIATLFGRLRAGMYREGRGTWFNARYQLDHPSSYNLEYDREEPKWDLMPPPQAYADELRMFPRTEENVPEWLMRRMSGLGPERPGPRFRIARIFDGAGPSGRPVINRAELDVDEQDRLLGYLDSAPVVVPSRGYDIDRLASAPEGTVPVAFHSDGVWIWPAAVNYYLRQYGVSPEPDLVQHIHDAGFVIPDVPEQVRQAAAAHINRGAAPPRPPAPPGPPPAPPQQESHHPAEPRPAAEEPPPDDTPTEPPYRDGFDGTPYDEARFDEADFREQAGSDADLNPPTTLNQPVQPPVEEDRAHGGDPATMFSPAVDAGPPTTAVPPVPAEEPGPRATPAAEPQQPQPQPQPQNGAPAPAARELELDDGGPPTQAGPAPLPAVSEHAEPVLEDLQEKLHELGVDPGNYRIGEPTERGWAVEETSSGWRVGWYDGELTNPAVFGDAEDAAAFMLGKLLLAPDGSVPEQPTPQQPQQTQPPQAHQAQPQPNQERRPTPPAQQAPPPQQQPMLATLSPEVATGVRSGHSREPAAESPPQRPPAPTPPPAPATQVTPPVKPREPARPASQGNQGGSQQWPIQPLDGEPPLTLFRGKEMRELPAGSELDRFGGPSGNLTYAAGTPFEERSLVPEWVSRPYHVYRVQRPLEALAGVAIPWFNQPGGGAAYLLPASIEELLAEGDLIELEPGEPPVE is encoded by the coding sequence GTGGCACAAGCGACCCAGCTGAACGCGACCGAGCAGGACACCCTGGTCAAGCAGATTGGCCTGGCACTGCTCCGCGCCGCTCCGCGCGACTGGCAACGCGTCACCGCGGAGTACCGCGCAGTCGGGAGGTATCACGAACTGGCGGGGGAGATCATCGTCGCCGACGGCTCCGCGGTGGAGTGGGTGGCCACTCACGACATCGCGACGCTGTTCGGCAGGTTACGCGCCGGGATGTACCGGGAGGGGCGCGGCACCTGGTTCAACGCCCGGTACCAGCTCGACCACCCCTCCAGCTACAACCTCGAGTACGACCGTGAGGAACCCAAGTGGGACCTCATGCCGCCGCCCCAGGCCTACGCCGACGAGCTGCGGATGTTCCCGCGGACCGAGGAGAACGTGCCGGAGTGGCTGATGCGCCGGATGTCCGGGCTCGGGCCGGAACGGCCGGGCCCGCGGTTCCGGATCGCCCGGATCTTCGACGGCGCCGGCCCTTCCGGCCGCCCGGTGATCAACCGGGCGGAGCTGGACGTCGACGAGCAGGACCGGTTGCTGGGCTACCTGGACAGCGCCCCGGTGGTCGTGCCCAGCCGGGGCTACGACATCGACCGGTTGGCCAGCGCCCCGGAGGGCACGGTCCCGGTCGCCTTCCACAGCGACGGCGTGTGGATCTGGCCCGCCGCGGTCAACTACTACCTGCGCCAGTACGGGGTCTCCCCCGAGCCGGACCTGGTGCAGCACATCCACGATGCCGGGTTCGTCATCCCGGACGTGCCCGAGCAGGTGCGACAGGCGGCCGCCGCGCACATCAACCGGGGTGCGGCGCCGCCCCGGCCCCCCGCGCCACCCGGCCCACCGCCGGCGCCGCCGCAGCAGGAGAGCCACCACCCGGCCGAGCCGCGGCCGGCCGCCGAGGAACCGCCCCCGGACGACACGCCCACCGAGCCGCCCTACCGGGACGGCTTCGACGGCACGCCCTACGACGAGGCGCGGTTCGACGAGGCCGATTTCCGGGAGCAGGCCGGGTCGGATGCCGACCTCAACCCACCGACCACGCTGAACCAGCCGGTGCAGCCGCCGGTCGAGGAGGATCGGGCGCACGGCGGCGACCCGGCCACGATGTTCAGCCCCGCCGTCGACGCCGGCCCGCCGACCACCGCCGTGCCCCCCGTCCCGGCCGAGGAACCCGGGCCGCGGGCCACGCCCGCCGCCGAGCCGCAGCAGCCGCAGCCGCAGCCGCAGCCGCAGAACGGTGCGCCGGCACCGGCGGCGCGGGAACTCGAGCTCGACGACGGCGGCCCGCCGACCCAGGCCGGGCCCGCGCCGCTGCCGGCGGTGTCCGAGCACGCCGAACCGGTCCTGGAGGACCTGCAGGAGAAACTGCACGAACTGGGCGTCGACCCTGGCAACTACCGGATCGGCGAGCCCACCGAGCGTGGCTGGGCCGTGGAGGAGACCTCCTCCGGCTGGCGGGTCGGCTGGTACGACGGCGAGCTGACGAACCCGGCGGTGTTCGGGGACGCCGAGGACGCGGCCGCGTTCATGCTGGGCAAGCTGCTGCTCGCTCCGGACGGAAGCGTGCCGGAACAGCCGACCCCCCAGCAGCCCCAGCAGACCCAGCCACCGCAGGCGCACCAGGCACAGCCACAGCCGAACCAGGAACGGCGGCCGACGCCCCCCGCGCAGCAGGCGCCACCACCGCAGCAGCAGCCGATGCTGGCGACGCTGTCCCCGGAGGTCGCCACCGGCGTGCGGTCCGGCCACTCCCGCGAGCCCGCGGCCGAGAGCCCACCGCAGCGCCCACCGGCACCGACCCCGCCGCCGGCACCCGCCACCCAGGTCACGCCGCCGGTGAAGCCGAGGGAACCGGCCAGGCCTGCCAGCCAGGGCAACCAGGGCGGCAGCCAGCAGTGGCCGATCCAGCCGCTGGACGGCGAACCGCCGCTGACCCTGTTCCGCGGCAAGGAGATGCGCGAGCTACCGGCGGGCAGCGAGCTGGACCGCTTCGGCGGCCCGAGCGGGAACCTCACCTACGCCGCGGGCACCCCGTTCGAGGAACGCTCGCTGGTGCCGGAATGGGTCAGCAGGCCGTACCACGTGTACCGGGTGCAGCGTCCGCTGGAGGCGCTGGCCGGGGTGGCCATCCCGTGGTTCAACCAGCCCGGCGGCGGGGCGGCGTACCTGCTGCCCGCCTCCATCGAGGAGCTGCTCGCCGAGGGTGACCTCATCGAGCTCGAGCCCGGGGAGCCTCCGGTCGAGTAA
- a CDS encoding DUF1918 domain-containing protein, translating to MRATVGDEILVHGRTVGSGERRGEIVEVRGEDGKPPYLVKFTDGHQGLVFPGSDSQVTSPQH from the coding sequence ATGCGCGCGACAGTCGGGGACGAGATCCTGGTACACGGCCGCACGGTCGGCTCGGGTGAACGGCGCGGCGAGATCGTCGAGGTGCGCGGCGAGGACGGTAAACCGCCCTACCTGGTCAAGTTCACCGACGGCCACCAGGGGCTGGTGTTTCCGGGGTCGGACTCGCAGGTGACCTCACCTCAGCACTGA
- a CDS encoding bifunctional methylenetetrahydrofolate dehydrogenase/methenyltetrahydrofolate cyclohydrolase codes for MTATVLDGKATKDAIFAELEPRVAALADRGVTPGLATVLVGDDPGSHWYVKAKHADSAKVGVNSIRRDLPADITQQKLESVVQELNADPACHGYIVQLPLPGHLESGAILDRIDPAKDADGLAPVSLGRLVLGEPASLPCTPRGIVELLRRYQVPLAGARVTVVGRGITVGRTLGLLLTRRSENATVTLCHTGTRDLAAEVARADIVVAAAGVPGLITPDMVKPGAAVLDVGVSRVDGKLAGDVAPGVAEVAGWVAPNPGGVGPMTRAMLIGNVVEAAERAAGV; via the coding sequence GTGACGGCGACTGTTCTCGACGGCAAGGCCACCAAGGACGCCATCTTCGCGGAGCTGGAACCGCGGGTGGCCGCGCTCGCCGACCGCGGGGTGACCCCCGGGCTGGCGACCGTGCTGGTGGGCGACGACCCCGGCTCGCACTGGTACGTCAAGGCGAAGCACGCCGACAGCGCCAAGGTCGGAGTGAACTCGATCCGCAGGGACCTGCCCGCCGACATCACCCAGCAGAAGCTGGAGTCGGTGGTCCAGGAGCTGAACGCCGATCCGGCGTGCCACGGCTACATTGTCCAGCTGCCGCTGCCGGGACACCTGGAGTCCGGCGCGATCCTGGACCGCATCGACCCGGCCAAGGACGCCGACGGGCTGGCCCCGGTGAGCCTCGGCAGGCTGGTGCTCGGCGAGCCCGCCTCGTTGCCGTGTACCCCGCGCGGCATCGTGGAGCTGCTGCGGCGCTACCAGGTTCCGCTGGCCGGCGCCCGGGTCACCGTGGTCGGCAGGGGCATCACCGTGGGCAGGACGCTCGGCCTGCTGCTCACCCGGCGTAGCGAGAACGCGACGGTCACGCTGTGCCACACCGGCACCCGCGACCTGGCCGCCGAGGTCGCCCGTGCGGACATCGTGGTGGCGGCCGCGGGCGTGCCGGGGCTGATCACGCCGGACATGGTCAAGCCGGGCGCCGCCGTGCTGGACGTCGGGGTTTCCCGGGTGGACGGCAAGCTGGCCGGGGACGTCGCGCCCGGGGTGGCGGAGGTCGCGGGCTGGGTCGCGCCGAACCCCGGCGGGGTCGGCCCGATGACCAGGGCCATGCTGATCGGCAACGTGGTCGAGGCCGCCGAGCGGGCGGCCGGGGTCTGA
- a CDS encoding DUF3017 domain-containing protein, which translates to MTMASYRRDRHPLLVHLPFGLVMALVAVAASRIWLYHWRQGAALIGGALLVAAVLRVVLSDEQAGLLAIRSRGVDMLSYAGLGALILFVALTISGGPFG; encoded by the coding sequence ATGACGATGGCCTCGTACCGGCGCGACCGGCATCCCCTCCTCGTTCACCTGCCGTTCGGCCTGGTGATGGCGCTGGTGGCGGTCGCGGCCAGCCGGATCTGGCTGTACCACTGGCGCCAGGGCGCCGCGCTGATCGGCGGTGCGTTGCTGGTGGCGGCGGTGCTGCGGGTCGTGCTCTCCGACGAGCAGGCCGGCCTGCTGGCGATTCGCAGCCGGGGCGTCGACATGCTCAGCTACGCCGGGTTGGGCGCGCTCATCCTGTTCGTCGCCCTCACCATCTCCGGCGGCCCCTTCGGCTGA
- a CDS encoding spermidine synthase, giving the protein MPEVLDRVDGVCGELVLRRVGTDLEVIANGMFLMDTRNGESERLLVTVAADLVPGCARLLIGGLGVGYSLRAALDHPGIGEVVVVEREPAVIGWNRTGPLREVHGNALAEERVRLVRDDLVRWLRETEDRFDALCLDIDNGPQWTVTDGNAELYGDTGLDLLAARLRPGGVLAVWSAAASPEFTRRLRARFNEVRALDVPVPRGEPDVIWLARI; this is encoded by the coding sequence GTGCCCGAAGTGCTGGACCGGGTCGATGGCGTCTGCGGCGAGTTGGTGCTGCGTCGCGTCGGCACCGACCTCGAGGTGATCGCGAACGGGATGTTCCTGATGGACACCCGGAACGGCGAGTCCGAGCGGCTGCTGGTGACGGTGGCCGCCGACCTGGTGCCGGGGTGTGCGCGGCTACTGATCGGCGGGCTGGGGGTCGGGTACTCGCTGCGTGCCGCACTGGATCATCCCGGGATCGGCGAGGTCGTGGTGGTGGAACGGGAGCCGGCGGTGATCGGCTGGAACCGCACCGGGCCGCTGCGTGAGGTGCACGGGAACGCGCTGGCCGAGGAGCGGGTGCGGCTGGTGCGGGACGACCTGGTGCGCTGGCTGCGGGAGACCGAGGACCGGTTCGACGCGCTCTGCCTCGACATCGACAACGGTCCGCAATGGACAGTTACCGACGGTAACGCCGAGCTGTACGGCGATACCGGCCTCGACCTGCTCGCCGCGCGGCTGCGGCCCGGCGGCGTGCTCGCGGTATGGAGCGCCGCCGCGAGCCCGGAGTTCACCCGCCGCCTGCGTGCCCGGTTCAACGAGGTGCGCGCACTGGACGTCCCCGTACCCCGCGGCGAGCCCGACGTCATCTGGCTCGCCCGTATCTAG
- a CDS encoding NADP-dependent isocitrate dehydrogenase yields the protein MAKIKVEGTVVELDGDEMTRIIWQFIKDKLVHPYLDINLEYYDLGIEERDRTDDQITVDAANAVKAHGVGVKCATITPDEARVEEFGLKKMWRSPNGTIRNILGGVVFREPIIISNIPRLVPGWTKPIIIGRHAHGDQYKATDFKVPGPGTVTITYTPDDGSEPMEFEVARYPEGGGVAMGMYNYRRSIEDFARASLQYGLDRGMPVYMSTKNTILKAYDGMFKDVFAEIYEEEFKADFEAKGLTYEHRLIDDMVAASLKWDGGYVWACKNYDGDVQSDTVAQGFGSLGLMTSVLRTPDGRTVEAEAAHGTVTRHYRQHQQGKPTSTNPIASIFAWTRGLEHRGKLDGNSELVGFANKLEQVVVETVESGKMTKDLALLVGKDQDFQTTEDFLATLDENLQKKIAEG from the coding sequence ATGGCCAAGATCAAGGTCGAGGGCACCGTCGTCGAACTCGACGGCGATGAGATGACCCGCATCATCTGGCAGTTCATCAAGGACAAGCTGGTCCATCCCTACCTGGACATCAATCTCGAGTACTACGACCTGGGCATCGAGGAGCGGGACCGCACCGACGACCAGATCACGGTCGACGCGGCCAACGCCGTCAAGGCGCACGGCGTCGGCGTCAAGTGCGCCACGATCACGCCGGACGAGGCGCGGGTCGAGGAGTTCGGCCTGAAGAAAATGTGGCGCAGCCCGAACGGCACCATCCGGAACATCCTGGGCGGGGTCGTCTTCCGGGAGCCGATCATCATCTCGAACATCCCCCGGCTGGTCCCCGGCTGGACCAAGCCGATCATCATCGGCCGGCACGCGCACGGTGACCAGTACAAGGCCACCGACTTCAAGGTCCCCGGCCCGGGCACCGTCACCATCACCTACACGCCCGACGACGGTTCCGAGCCGATGGAGTTCGAGGTCGCCCGGTACCCGGAGGGCGGCGGCGTGGCCATGGGGATGTACAACTACCGCCGTTCCATCGAGGATTTCGCGCGCGCGTCGTTGCAGTACGGTCTCGACCGGGGCATGCCGGTGTACATGTCCACCAAGAACACCATCCTCAAGGCCTACGACGGCATGTTCAAGGACGTGTTCGCCGAGATCTACGAGGAGGAGTTCAAGGCCGACTTCGAGGCCAAGGGGCTCACCTACGAGCACCGGCTGATCGACGACATGGTCGCCGCCTCGCTGAAGTGGGACGGTGGCTACGTCTGGGCCTGCAAGAACTACGACGGCGACGTGCAGTCCGACACCGTCGCGCAGGGCTTCGGCTCGCTGGGCCTGATGACCTCGGTGCTGCGCACCCCGGACGGCCGGACGGTGGAGGCCGAGGCCGCGCACGGCACGGTCACCCGGCACTACCGGCAGCACCAGCAGGGCAAGCCGACCTCGACCAACCCGATCGCGTCCATCTTCGCCTGGACCAGGGGCCTTGAGCACCGCGGCAAGCTGGACGGCAACTCCGAGCTGGTCGGCTTCGCGAACAAGCTGGAGCAAGTGGTCGTGGAGACCGTGGAGAGCGGCAAGATGACCAAGGACCTCGCCCTGCTGGTCGGCAAGGACCAAGACTTCCAGACCACCGAGGACTTCCTCGCCACGCTGGACGAGAACCTGCAGAAGAAGATCGCCGAGGGCTGA